The following coding sequences lie in one Pectobacterium sp. A5351 genomic window:
- a CDS encoding TetR/AcrR family transcriptional regulator: MIERDEKLTSTRAKTRRLLIDTAMSMFDHGIFPSITDVAAAAQLSRATAYRYFPTQSALISAVVGESLGPILAWHPTQPDASERVAELLRFAYPRMLEHEGALRAALHLSLQQWADRRSNRLHTDPLTRGNRKRLLKIATEPLEGKITPEAQQRVIYALSLIYGSEVFLVLKDIWHLEEDSIQDVTQWVAKAILRQAEEDAAQADSPKT; this comes from the coding sequence GTGATTGAACGGGATGAAAAACTGACATCAACACGGGCGAAAACCCGTCGTTTATTAATTGATACCGCCATGAGTATGTTCGACCACGGTATATTCCCCTCCATTACCGATGTTGCCGCCGCAGCTCAGCTTTCACGCGCAACGGCCTATCGTTATTTTCCGACGCAAAGTGCGTTAATCTCCGCCGTGGTGGGTGAAAGTCTTGGCCCGATTCTGGCGTGGCACCCAACACAGCCGGACGCCAGCGAACGCGTGGCTGAACTGCTGCGATTTGCTTACCCCAGAATGCTGGAGCATGAAGGCGCGCTACGTGCCGCCCTGCATCTGTCACTACAACAATGGGCAGACCGCCGTTCTAATCGCCTCCATACGGACCCTTTGACGCGTGGCAATCGTAAACGCCTGCTCAAAATTGCCACCGAACCGCTGGAAGGGAAAATCACGCCGGAAGCACAACAGCGGGTGATTTATGCCTTATCGCTCATTTACGGCTCCGAGGTTTTTCTGGTGCTGAAAGATATCTGGCATCTGGAAGAAGACAGCATTCAGGATGTTACGCAGTGGGTTGCAAAAGCCATTTTACGGCAGGCGGAAGAGGATGCCGCGCAGGCCGATTCACCGAAAACCTGA
- a CDS encoding Tm-1-like ATP-binding domain-containing protein translates to MGSKVGSVYIASTADTKGKEQVYVRDLIAATGLKTVTVDLSTASPSTDVRVSEVTDISAETVASYHPQGASAVFCHDRGQAIGAMAVAFEHFMLSRDDIAGVLGLGGSGGTALITPAMQALPIGMPKLMVSTMASGDISGYIGASDISMMYSVTDVAGLNRISRQVLGNAAHQIAGAVKFKIQEHHDDKPAIGLTMFGVTTPCIQEASKLLDAEFDCLVFHATGSGGKAMEKLVDSHLLTGVLDLTTTEVCDLLFDGVLACGPERFDAIAKTQVPYVASCGALDMVNFGAPASIPEKYAHRLFYNHNAQVTLMRTTIEENIAMARWIGEKLNRCEGEVRFLIPEGGFSALDAPEQAFWHPEARDAFISTLESVVQQTARRQIIRLPFHINDPLFAHAAVDAFRALVK, encoded by the coding sequence GTGGGAAGTAAAGTTGGCAGCGTTTATATTGCAAGTACAGCAGATACTAAAGGGAAAGAACAGGTTTACGTCCGCGATCTGATTGCTGCGACAGGCTTGAAAACCGTCACGGTTGATCTGTCAACGGCATCGCCGTCAACAGATGTTCGGGTGTCAGAGGTGACTGATATCAGTGCAGAAACGGTGGCATCGTACCATCCGCAGGGCGCGTCAGCGGTATTTTGCCATGACAGAGGGCAGGCGATTGGTGCCATGGCTGTCGCGTTTGAGCACTTCATGCTATCCCGCGATGACATTGCCGGGGTGCTTGGGCTTGGCGGTTCCGGCGGTACAGCGTTGATCACGCCCGCGATGCAGGCGTTACCGATTGGGATGCCGAAGCTGATGGTGTCGACGATGGCCTCCGGTGATATTTCCGGTTACATCGGTGCCAGCGATATCAGTATGATGTATTCCGTTACCGATGTGGCGGGCCTGAACCGTATTTCTCGTCAGGTTCTTGGCAACGCCGCGCATCAGATCGCCGGTGCCGTGAAATTTAAGATTCAGGAACATCATGACGATAAGCCCGCGATTGGCCTGACCATGTTTGGCGTAACGACGCCGTGCATTCAGGAAGCCAGTAAATTGCTGGATGCGGAGTTTGACTGCCTGGTCTTTCACGCGACGGGCAGCGGCGGGAAAGCGATGGAAAAGCTGGTGGACAGCCATTTGCTCACTGGCGTGCTCGATCTCACGACGACTGAGGTATGCGATTTACTGTTTGATGGCGTGCTGGCCTGCGGGCCGGAACGGTTTGACGCGATAGCCAAGACGCAGGTGCCTTACGTGGCGTCCTGCGGTGCGCTGGACATGGTGAATTTTGGCGCGCCCGCCAGCATACCGGAGAAATACGCGCATCGTCTGTTCTACAACCACAACGCGCAGGTCACTCTGATGCGTACGACGATAGAAGAAAATATCGCGATGGCGCGCTGGATTGGGGAGAAGCTGAACCGCTGTGAAGGCGAGGTGCGCTTCCTGATCCCGGAAGGTGGCTTCTCCGCGCTGGATGCGCCGGAGCAGGCATTCTGGCACCCGGAAGCGCGTGACGCGTTTATCAGCACGCTGGAGAGCGTAGTGCAGCAAACGGCAAGACGACAGATTATTCGTCTGCCTTTCCATATTAACGATCCTTTATTTGCCCATGCGGCAGTCGATGCGTTTCGGGCGTTAGTGAAATAA
- a CDS encoding phosphoenolpyruvate hydrolase family protein — protein MKSGMNRQALLTKFREMIARREPIIGGGAGTGLSAKCEEAGGIDLIVIYNSGRYRMAGRGSLAGLLAYGNANEIVVDMAKEVLPVVKHTPVLAGVNGTDPFCQFDKFLDDLKALGFSGVQNFPTVGLIDGNFRANLEETGMGYALEVDMIRLAHEKDMLTTPYVFSAADAVAMTKAGADIIVPHMGLTTGGNIGAETALNLADCVPLINHWADEAKSIRKDVIVLCHGGPISTPQDAQFIMDHCPQCDGFYGASSMERLPTETALTATTQQFKKIKR, from the coding sequence ATGAAGTCAGGCATGAATCGTCAGGCATTGTTGACAAAATTCCGCGAAATGATCGCCCGCCGCGAACCGATTATCGGTGGTGGCGCAGGAACGGGGCTTTCCGCGAAATGTGAAGAAGCGGGCGGAATCGATCTGATCGTGATCTACAACTCTGGTCGCTATCGCATGGCGGGGAGAGGCTCTCTGGCTGGTCTGCTGGCTTACGGCAACGCGAATGAGATCGTCGTGGATATGGCGAAAGAAGTTCTACCGGTTGTGAAACATACGCCAGTGCTGGCGGGCGTGAACGGAACCGATCCTTTCTGTCAGTTTGATAAGTTTCTGGATGACCTGAAAGCACTGGGTTTTTCTGGTGTACAGAACTTCCCAACCGTGGGTCTGATCGACGGTAATTTCCGCGCCAATCTGGAAGAAACCGGCATGGGATATGCGCTGGAAGTCGACATGATCCGTCTGGCGCATGAAAAAGACATGCTGACCACACCTTATGTGTTCAGCGCGGCTGATGCTGTTGCGATGACGAAAGCGGGCGCGGACATTATTGTCCCGCACATGGGGTTAACCACCGGCGGCAATATTGGGGCGGAAACGGCGCTGAATCTTGCAGACTGTGTGCCGTTGATTAATCACTGGGCAGATGAGGCGAAATCCATCCGTAAGGATGTGATTGTTTTGTGCCACGGCGGGCCGATTTCAACACCGCAGGATGCACAGTTCATTATGGATCACTGCCCGCAGTGCGATGGTTTTTACGGTGCCAGCTCGATGGAGCGGTTGCCGACAGAAACCGCGCTAACGGCTACAACACAGCAATTCAAAAAAATTAAGCGTTAA
- the mltC gene encoding membrane-bound lytic murein transglycosylase MltC, with the protein MKKMLALLVIAPLLVSCSGNKGNADNEEFIKDTNAFDILMGQFAHNIENIWGMNEVLIAGPKDYVKYTDQYQTRSHINFDAGSITIETISATNSVASLRQAIITTLLMGDDATNTDLYSDANDIQISREPLLYGQVLDNTGQPIRWEGRAASFADYLLQNRLQKRTSGLHVIWSVTIQLVPNHLDKRAHKYLPLVRKASERYGIEESLILAIMQTESSFNPYAVSRSDALGLMQVVQHSAGRDVFKMKGKWGQPSRSYLFDPEQNIDAGTAYLSILKNSYLAGIENPTSKRYAVITAYNGGAGSVLRVFSSDRDRAVGIINSMSPSDVYQTLTTKHPSGESRRYLYKVNTAQKNYRR; encoded by the coding sequence ATGAAGAAAATGTTAGCTTTGCTGGTCATTGCACCACTGCTGGTTTCCTGTTCGGGAAACAAAGGGAATGCCGACAACGAAGAGTTTATCAAGGATACCAACGCCTTCGATATTTTGATGGGTCAGTTTGCCCACAACATCGAAAATATCTGGGGGATGAATGAAGTTCTGATCGCCGGTCCGAAAGACTACGTCAAATACACCGATCAATATCAGACGCGTAGCCACATCAACTTTGATGCCGGTTCAATCACGATTGAAACCATTTCGGCGACCAATTCCGTTGCCAGCCTGCGCCAGGCGATTATCACCACCCTGCTGATGGGCGACGACGCCACTAACACCGATCTGTATTCTGACGCTAACGATATCCAGATCAGCCGCGAACCGCTGCTGTATGGGCAGGTGCTGGATAACACCGGACAGCCGATCCGCTGGGAAGGCCGTGCCGCCAGCTTCGCGGATTATCTGCTCCAGAACCGCCTGCAAAAACGCACCTCTGGGCTGCACGTTATCTGGTCGGTCACGATCCAGCTCGTCCCTAACCATCTGGACAAGCGTGCACACAAATACCTGCCGCTGGTGCGTAAGGCTTCCGAGCGCTACGGCATTGAAGAGTCGCTGATTCTGGCGATTATGCAGACAGAATCCAGCTTCAACCCTTACGCCGTCAGCCGTTCCGATGCGCTGGGTCTGATGCAGGTGGTACAGCACAGCGCGGGGCGCGATGTCTTCAAGATGAAAGGGAAATGGGGACAGCCGAGCCGCAGTTACCTGTTCGATCCAGAACAAAACATCGACGCGGGCACGGCCTATCTGTCGATTCTGAAGAACAGCTATCTGGCCGGAATTGAAAACCCAACGTCGAAACGCTACGCCGTCATCACCGCGTATAACGGTGGCGCAGGCAGCGTGTTGCGCGTCTTCTCCAGCGATCGGGATCGCGCCGTAGGCATTATCAACAGTATGTCACCGAGCGATGTCTACCAAACGCTGACGACGAAGCACCCGTCTGGCGAATCACGTCGCTACCTGTACAAAGTGAACACGGCGCAGAAAAATTATCGCCGCTAA
- a CDS encoding oxidative damage protection protein, which translates to MSRTIFCTFLQRDAEGQDFQLYPGDLGKRIYNEISKDAWAQWQTKQTMLINEKKLSMMNVDDRKLLEQEMIKFLFEGKDVHIEGYTPPSH; encoded by the coding sequence ATGAGCAGAACGATTTTTTGTACTTTTTTACAACGCGACGCCGAAGGGCAGGATTTCCAGCTCTATCCCGGCGATCTGGGCAAGCGCATCTATAACGAAATATCTAAAGACGCCTGGGCGCAGTGGCAAACCAAGCAAACCATGCTGATCAACGAGAAAAAACTCAGCATGATGAACGTTGACGACCGTAAGCTGCTGGAACAGGAAATGATCAAATTCCTGTTTGAAGGGAAGGACGTACACATCGAAGGCTATACGCCTCCGAGTCACTAA
- the mutY gene encoding A/G-specific adenine glycosylase, with protein MMQAQQFAHQVLDWYQRYGRKTLPWQLEKTPYKVWLSEVMLQQTQVTTVIPYFQRFMERFPNVSALAAAPLDEVLHLWTGLGYYARARNLHKAAQTIVSRHGGDFPTTFDEVAALPGVGRSTAGAVLSLSLGQHYPILDGNVKRVLSRCYAVDGWPGKKEVEKKLWARSEDVTPAEGVSQFNQAMMDLGAMVCTRSRPKCELCPLNTGCMAYANHSWAQYPGKKPKQTLPEKTGWFLLMQQGSQVWLQQRPAVGLWGGLFCFPQFSERRELELWLQQRGLNPDGLQQLVAFRHTFSHFHLDIVPLWLDVSQTDRSQNRSCMDDDAGLWYNLAQPPSVGLAAPVERLLRELAHPQSTRLNACAIDEEEA; from the coding sequence ATGATGCAAGCGCAACAGTTCGCCCATCAGGTGCTGGACTGGTATCAACGCTATGGCCGCAAAACCCTGCCGTGGCAGCTTGAGAAAACTCCCTATAAAGTATGGCTATCCGAAGTGATGTTGCAACAAACGCAGGTCACCACGGTTATTCCCTATTTCCAACGCTTTATGGAACGTTTTCCAAACGTGAGCGCGCTGGCGGCAGCGCCGCTGGACGAAGTGCTCCACTTATGGACCGGGCTGGGCTACTACGCCCGTGCGCGTAATCTACATAAGGCGGCACAGACCATCGTGTCACGTCACGGCGGCGACTTCCCCACGACCTTTGACGAAGTCGCGGCGCTGCCGGGCGTCGGACGTTCTACCGCCGGTGCCGTGCTATCGCTCTCTCTCGGCCAACATTACCCGATTCTCGACGGCAACGTGAAGCGCGTGCTGTCACGCTGCTACGCGGTTGACGGCTGGCCGGGCAAGAAAGAGGTCGAAAAGAAACTGTGGGCGCGGAGTGAAGACGTCACGCCAGCCGAAGGCGTCAGCCAGTTTAATCAGGCGATGATGGATCTCGGGGCGATGGTCTGTACCCGTAGCCGACCCAAGTGCGAGCTGTGCCCACTGAACACGGGATGCATGGCGTACGCCAACCACAGCTGGGCGCAATACCCCGGTAAGAAACCAAAACAGACGCTGCCGGAGAAAACCGGCTGGTTCCTGTTGATGCAGCAGGGGTCTCAGGTCTGGCTGCAACAGCGCCCCGCCGTGGGCCTGTGGGGCGGGCTATTTTGCTTTCCGCAGTTCAGCGAACGTCGGGAATTGGAACTCTGGCTGCAACAACGCGGTCTGAATCCTGATGGATTGCAACAGCTTGTCGCGTTCCGCCATACATTTAGCCATTTTCATCTGGATATCGTTCCGCTCTGGCTGGACGTATCGCAGACCGATCGCTCACAAAACAGGTCCTGCATGGATGACGATGCGGGTCTCTGGTATAACTTAGCGCAGCCGCCGTCTGTCGGACTGGCCGCCCCGGTAGAACGCCTGTTGAGGGAGCTGGCTCACCCGCAGTCTACACGTTTGAATGCCTGCGCAATTGATGAGGAAGAAGCATGA